Proteins encoded in a region of the Streptomyces liliiviolaceus genome:
- a CDS encoding GNAT family N-acetyltransferase, whose product MEPTVSADGLDIRRFGHDDLPRIRQTIIDLHAAAAGPDRDDDFKKKFPWFVDHWGGNPAFACVIAYEGDEAMGFAYGAPAVEGREWWREHLDEAPKKAVTFSYSELAVHPKWRKQGVADKLSRALLEERPEDLAVLLVDVEHPRVQALYEDWGFRKVGERRPFADSPLYAVMLAELPLV is encoded by the coding sequence ATGGAGCCGACTGTGAGCGCCGATGGCCTGGACATCCGCCGCTTCGGGCACGACGACCTGCCGCGGATCCGGCAGACGATCATCGACCTGCACGCCGCGGCGGCGGGCCCCGACCGGGACGACGACTTCAAGAAGAAGTTCCCCTGGTTCGTGGACCACTGGGGCGGCAACCCGGCGTTCGCCTGCGTCATCGCGTACGAGGGGGACGAGGCCATGGGCTTCGCGTACGGCGCCCCGGCGGTCGAGGGCCGGGAGTGGTGGCGCGAGCATCTCGACGAGGCCCCCAAGAAGGCGGTGACCTTCTCCTACTCCGAGTTGGCCGTTCATCCGAAATGGCGGAAGCAGGGGGTGGCGGACAAATTGTCCCGCGCCCTCCTGGAGGAGCGGCCCGAGGACCTCGCCGTCCTCCTGGTGGACGTCGAGCACCCCCGCGTACAGGCCCTGTACGAGGACTGGGGCTTCCGGAAGGTGGGGGAGCGCCGGCCCTTCGCGGACTCCCCGCTGTACGCGGTGATGCTCGCCGAGCTGCCCCTCGTGTGA